CTGGACAACGCGCAGAACACCCACGCCAGCAGGAAGCTAACGGTATAGACCGACTCGCGCGACGATTCGATCGGGTGGCCGAAGAATTTCAGGTCGCCCGGATCGACGACGGAAAAAACCGTCGCCGTCGCCAGGCCCGCCATCAGGAAGCCCGGCCACAGCACCCACATTAGCCAGCGCAACCTCATGGCTGCCTCGCTGCCGCGGACCTGGGCGCCACTGCTTCCGCCTTCTCGACCACCAGGCCATGCCGCGTCGCGCCCTGCACCGGCAGGTCAGGGTGCGCCGACGCCAGCCAGATCGTCACGCCGCACGCCACCATGGCCACCAGCGGACCGGCCATCAGCAGCCACGGCCACGGTTCCTTCCACCACGGATTGCCTTGCTGACTCATCTTGCCCCCTTCGTCCTGGCGACTACGCCAGAGTCGTCCAGCTTTACAAATCGCGCGGCACGATAAAACTGGTGGATTGCCGGATTTCGGCATGCCCCTGCTCCGTGCCTTCGCTCGTTACGGTTACGTTGATCTTGTGCGTGCCCTGCGTGGCTGCCTCGATCGGCACGCGGATGCGGATCGGCAGCAGCCGGTTGGAAGTCGGCGCCAGCGATTCGGCCTGCTTGTCGTATTCGACCGTCAGGCCCTTCAGTTCATCGCTGTCGGCGCGCACGCGGATCTGCATCGGCGCTTCGGTGGTGTTGATCAGCTGCAGCCGATAGACGTTCTCGATCCAGCGCCCCTCCACCTCCCGGCCCAGCGCACCGCGGTCGCGGATGATGTCGACCTTCAGCGGCGTGCGCAGCATGATCGACGCCATGAAACCCGCCAGCAGCGCCACCCAGATCACCGAGTAGATGATGACGCGCGGACGCAGCAGGCGCTTGCGCGATGCCGCGGCGGACAGGCCCTTGCGCATCGCGTTCTCCGAGGTGTACCGGATCAGCCCGCGCGGGTAGTCCATCTTGTCCATGACCTGGTTGCAGGCGTCGATGCAGGCACCGCAGCCGATGCACTCGTACTGCAGGCCATCGCGGATGTCGATGCCGGTCGGGCACACCTGCACGCAGATGCTGCAGTTGACGCAATCGCCAAGCCCGACCTGGTGATGGTCGGTCTTGCGCGAGCGGCTGCCGCGCGGCTCGCCGCGGCCAACGTCATAGGTCACGACATAGGTGTCGCGGTCCACCATCACGCTCTGGAAACGCGCGTAGGGACACATGTACTTGCACACCTGCTCGCGCATGAAGCCTGCGTTGCCCCACGTGGCGAACGCGTAGAACAGCATCCAGAACGCCTGCCAGGGGCCCAGCGTCAGCGCCAGCACCTCGCCGCCCAGCTCGCGGATCGGCGCAAAGTAGCCGATGAAGGTGAAACCGGTCCACAGTGCGATCAGCACCCACAGGAAATGCTTGGTCGCCTTGATGCGGAACTTGCGCAGGCTCCACGGATCGCCGTCGAGGCGGATGCGGGCGATGCGGTCGCCTTCGACCCGCCGCTCGATCCACATGAAGATCTCGGTATAGACCGTCTGCGGACACGCGTAGCCGCAGAACAGCCGTCCCGCGATCGCCGTGAACAGGAACAGCGCCAGCGCGGAGATGACCAGCAGCACGGTCAGGTAGATGACATCCTGCGGCCACAGCACCAGCCCGAAGATATAGAACTTGCGCTCGCCAAGGTCAAACAGCACGGCCTGGCGTCCGTTCCACTGGAGCCAGGGCGTGCCGTAGTAGATCAGCTGGGTCAGGATCACCAGCCAGACCCGCCAGCTGGAGAACGCGCCCTTCACCGAGCGCGGATAGATTTTGCGGCGGACCTCGTAAAGGGTTTCTTCCGAGGTCTCGCCCGGCGCAGCGGCCGACCGTTGCAGGTCGGCCGCCCGGGCCACTTCTTCGGTCCCGGGCGCATTCATGGGCGAGTTCTCCCGCGAGCCTCGAGCGCTCGCTCACATGAGTCGTCGATCATTGCCCGGCTCCGCCTCCCGTATTGGACAGTCCCCACACATAGGCAGTCAGCATGCGGATGCGTTCGGGCGTCAGGATTTCCTCGTGTGCCGGCATGTGGTTGTTGTGGCCCTTCAGGATGGCCTCGACGATGCTGGCTTCCGAGCTGCCATAGAGCCAGACGTTATCCGACAGGTTCGGCGCACCGAGCGCCTGGTTGCCCTTGCCGCCGGCGCCGTGGCAGGCCACGCAGGTGGTCTTGAACGCGCCTTCGCCGCGCGACACGCGGATCGGATCCGACGACAGCCCGGACAGCGAACGCACATACTGCGCCACGTCGCCCGCCTGCTTGGCATCGATGACCGCGCCGAACGGCGGCATCACGCCGTTGCGGCCCTTGGTGATGGTCTGGCTGATGGTCTCGGGATCGCCGCCGTACAGCCAGTCGCTGTCGGTCAGGTTGGGAAAGCCGCGGCTGCCGCGCGCGTCCGAGCCATGGCACTGCGCGCAGTAGTTCAGGAACAGGCGCTGGCCGATCTCGCGCGCCTGCGGGTCGGCGGCCACCTGCTTGATGTCCATCTTCAGGTACTTGCCGTAGATCTCGTTCTGCATGCGTTCCTGCGCCGCGCGATGCGCGGCCAGTTCGCCCTGCGTGGAGAACTTCAGCACGCCGGCGTACGAGCCCAGGCCGGGATACAGCACCAGATAGGCCAGGCCGAAAATGCAGGCCAGCAGGAACATCCACATCCACCAGCGCGGCAGCGGGTTGTTCAGCTCACGCAGGTCGCCATCCCAGACATGGCCGGTATCTTCCGTGCCGCCGGGGGTCTTGGTGATCTTGCGTTGGGAGAACAGCAGCCATACGCACCAGACGATGCCGATGAGCGCGATGGCGGCAATGTAGTAACTCCAGAAATCGGAAATGAAATCGCTCATGGCTAGGTGTTCCGGCTCGATGTTGTCGTAGTTTCGTCAGGCAGCGCGAACGGCAGCATGGCGGATTCGCGGTTGGCGGCCTGGCGGCCGGCGGACCAGGCCCACCAGCAGATGCCGAGGAATACGACCATCGACACGACGGTCGCGATGGCGGTGATCATGGCCATGGCTTACTCCTTCGGTACCGCGGCTGCGGCATCGACGCGCACGTTGCGGCGGTTGGTGCCCAGGCCCTGCAGGTAGGCGACCAGCGCGTCTTCCTCGGTCTTGCCTTTCAGCTCTTCCGGCGCCTTGGCGATGTCGGCGTCGGTGTACGGCACGCCCAGCTTGACCAGCGCACGCATGCGCGCCTGGATATCGTTGGTTGGCAGCACGGCCTTCTCCAGCCACGGGTACGACGGCATCACGGATTCCGGCACCACGTCGCGCGGGTTGCGCAGGTGGATGCGCTGCCAGTCGTCGGAGTAGCGTCCGCCCACGCGCGCCAGGTCGGGGCCGGTACGCTTGGAGCCCCACAGGAACGGATGATCGTAGACCGATTCACCGGCGGTGGAGTAATGGCCGTAGCGTTCGGTTTCGGCCTGCAGCGTGCGCACCTGCTGCGAGTGGCAGCCGACGCAGCCTTCGCGGATATAGATATCGCGCCCCATCAGCCGCAGCGGCGAATACGGCGTGATGCCCGGATCCGGCTCGGTGGTGGAGTGCTGGAAGAACAGCGGCACGATCTGGACCAGACCCGCGATACTGACCACGAGGATCGTGCAGATGATCAGCCAGCCGATGTTCTTCTCCAGCGTTTCGTGGGAAAAGAAGCGTTGTTTGTCGGACATCTTTCTATCCTGGATTGATCAGTGGGCGGAGGCGGCGATGCTGGCCGGAATCGGCGCATCGATGGCGGGCTTGCCGACGATGGTCTTGGCGATGTTGTAGGCCATCAACAGCATGCCGGACAGGAAGCACATGCCACCCAGCAGGCGAATCAGATAGAACGGATACTTGGCCTTGACCGCTTCGACGAAGGCGTAGGTCAGCGTGCCGTCCGGCTGCGTGGCGCGCCACATCAGGCCTTCCATCACACCCGCGATCCACATCGAGGCGATATACAGCACCACGCCGATGGTCGCGATCCAGAAGTGCCATTCAATCAGGCGCACGCTGTACATCTGCTTCTCGCCGAACAGCCGCGGGATCAGGTAGTACAGCGAACCGATCGAGATCATCGCGACCCAGCCCAGCGCGCCGGAGTGCACGTGGCCGATGGTCCAGTCGGTGTAGTGCGACAGCGCGTTGACGGTCTTGATCGACATCATCGAGCCTTCGAACGTGGACATGCCGTAGAACGACAGCGCCACCACCAGGAACTTCAGGATCGGGTCGGTGCGCAGCTTGTGCCAGGCACCCGACAGGGTCATGATGCCGTTGATCATGCCGCCCCAGGAGGGCGCCAGCAGGATCAGCGAGAACACCATGCCGAGCGACTGCGCCCAGTCGGGCAGCGCGGTGTACTGCAGGTGGTGCGGGCCGGCCCACATGTAGGTGAAGTTCAGCGCCCAGAAGTGGACGATGGACAGGCGGTAGGAAAAGATCGGGCGCTCGGCCTGCTTGGGAATGAAGTAGTACATCATGCCCAGGAAGCTGGTGGTCAGGAAGAAGCCGACCGCGTTATGGCCGTACCACCACTGGATCATCGCGTCCTGCACGCCGGCGTAGGCCGAGTAGGACTTCCACAACGACACCGGCATCTCGATGTTGTTGACGATATGCAGCAGCGCGATGGTCAGGATGTAGGCGCCGAAGAACCAGTTCGCGACGTAGATATGCCGGGTCTTGCGCTTGACGATGGTGCCGAAAAACACGATGGCGTAGGCCACCCAGACCGCGGTGATCAGCAGGTCGATGGGCCATTCGAGTTCGGCGTACTCCTTGGAGGTGGTGATGCCCAGCGGCAGCGTGATGGCGGCCGCGACGATGACCAGCTGCCAGCCCCAGAACGTGAACGCGGCCAGCGGGCCGCAGAACAGGCGCGCCTGGCAGGTGCGCTGGACCACGTAGTACGACGTGGCGAACAGCGCGCTGCCGCCGAAGGCGAAGATCACCGCATTGGTATGCAGCGGACGCAGCCGGCCGAACGACAGCCACGGTGTATTGAAGTTGAGTTCGGGCCAGATCAACTGTGCTGCCAGCAGCACGCCGACGGCCATGCCGACGATCCCCCAGACTACCGTCATGACAGCGAACTGTCTTACGACGCCGTAATTGAAGGTGTCGACGCGTGATGACGCGGCAGTGACATCCATTCAGACCCCCAAAGCTTAGAGAAAATAAAAAACCTACTGACAGTGTGACTTTAGAAAAACCATGCCACGGGTGCGTTGATCTTTATCAAGCGGCTCCGGGCACGTCTTGAACCTGCGCGCACGGCCCCGGTCCGAGGCATGCGCCGCCGGCTCACGGCTTGTCGTTGTCCAGCAGGATCGATTCGGCAGGCCGGTCCAGGTCGTCGTACTGCCCGGCATGAAGCGCCCACCACAGCGCGCCCGCGATGACCACCACGAGCACCAGGCTCATCGGCACCAGCAGGTAAAGCGTTTCCATCGTCAGGCTCCGTTATGCCAGCGACGCAGGCCGCGACGTGCGACGCGGCTTGCCGGCGCGCAGCAGGCGCCAGGCATTGGCGACCACCAGCAGCGACGACAGCGACATGCCGATGCCGGCCATCCAGGCCGTCACCAGCCCCGTCGCCGCGAGCGGAATCGCGACCACGTTGTAGAAAAAGGCCCAGCCCAGGTTCTGGCGCACTACCCGGCGCGTCTGGCGCGACACGGCCAGCGCCGTCGCGATCTCGGCCACGCCGCCGTGCGTCAGCACCGCGTCGGCTCCGGCCTGGGCCAGCGGCGCGCCGCTGCCGATGGCAATCGACACCTGCGCCTGCGCCAGCACCGGCGCGTCGTTGATGCCGTCGCCGACTGCCAGCACCACGGCCCCGCCCTGCTGCAGCCGCGCGACGTAGTCGCGCTTGCCTTCGGGCGTGACCTCGCCGGCCGTGCGCTCGATGCCGAAGTGCGTGGCCCACCATTGCACCGCGGCCTGGTTGTCGCCGGAGACCAGATGGCAACGCACGCCCAGTTCGCGCAGGCGCGCCAGCAGCATCGGGGTTTCGTGGCGTTCGACGTCGGCCAGCACGAAGCGCGCCAGCGGGCCGGTCTCTGCGCCGAGCCAGACCACCGTGGCGCCGGGATGCACCAGGTTGTCGGCAGCGGCCGGCGCAGACTGGTGAGCACCGCCGAGCGCCAAGACAAAGTCGGCGCGGCCCAGGCGCAGGCGGCGGCCGGCGACCATCGCCTCGAGGCCGTGGCCGGGCACGTTGCGCATGTCGCTCACCTGCAGCGGCTGGCCGGCAAGATCGGGCGCTGCCGCCACCAGCGCGCGCGCGATCGGATGCTCGCCGCCGCGCTCCATCGCCGCGGCCAGCGCCAGGCAGCGGTCGGAATCGGCTTCGCCCAGCGGCTCGACCGCCGCCACGGCAAAGCGGCCCTCGGTCAGCGTGCCGGTCTTGTCGAGCACCACGTCGGTGACGCGGGCAAGTGTTTCCAGCGCGTGACCCCGCGTCAGCAGCACGCCACGCCGCGACAGCGCCGCGCCGGCAGCGGCCAGTGCCGCGGGCGTGGCCAGCGACAACGCGCACGGGCAGCTGACCACCAGCACCGCGATGGTCACCAGCAAGGCTCGCGACGGATCGATCCAGAGGCCCCAGACCAAGCCGGTCAGTGCCGCCAGCACCAGCAGCGTCGCCACGAACCAGCCCGCAACGCGGTCGGCCAGCGTCGCCAGGCGCGGCTTCTCGGCCAGCGCGCGGTCCAGCACCGCGACGATCTCGGCCAGGCGGGTGCCGGCGCCAACGCGGGTCACGCGCAGTTCCAGCGGGCTGGCGGTATTGAAGCTGCCGGCCAGCACGGTGTCGCCGGCGCAGCGGCGCACCGGACGGCTTTCGCCGGTCAGCATGGATTCATCGAGCTCGCTGGTGCCCGCGGTGACCGCGCCGTCGGCCGGGACGATCTCACCCGCCTTGACGCGGATCAGGTCGCCCGCGCGCAGCCGCGCGACCGGGATACGCTCGCCCGCCGCGCCGGCCGTGGCCAGCCGCTCGCACGTGGCGGGCAACTGGCGCGCCAGCATTTCGGCACCGCTGCGCGAAGCCTGGCGTACGCGCAGTTCCAGGTAGCGCGCCAGCAACAGGAACGCGACGAACATCGTCACCGAATCGAAATACACCTCGCCCACGCCGCGCACCGTCGCCAGCGCACTGGCGGCAAAGCCCGCGGCGACGCCGATCGCCACCGGCACGTCCATGCCCATATGGCGCTGGCGCAGGCTGCGCCAGGCGCCGGCGAAGATTGGCGAGGCGGCATAGCACACCACCGGCAGGGTCAGCGCGAAGCTGGCCCAGCGCATCAGCTGCAGCTGGCCGGGATCGATGGTGGCTTCGTGGGTATAGATCGGCCACGCGTACATCATCACCTGCATCATGCCGAGCATGGCCACCGCCATGCGCATCAGCAGGCCGCGGCGCGCGCGGCGGTCCTGCTGGTCGGTGCGCGAGACTTCGAAGGGCCAGGCCATGTAGCCGATGCCGGCCAGCGCCGCCAGCAGCCCCGACACCGTCTGGGCGCCGTCGCGCCAGCGCACCACCACGCGCCGCGTGGCGACGTTGGCGACCGCCGATTCCACGCCCGGCTGGCGCGACAGGTGCTGTTCGATCAGCCAGGCACAGGCGGCGCAGCGGATGTTCTCGGGAGCCAGCGTGATCTCTGCGCGGCCGCCGTCGAGCGGGCGGACAAACTGGGCGCGCAGTTCCGGGGCATCGTAGGCGGCCCAGATCGGCTCGGCCTGGCGCCGGGCATCGTCGTCGATGGGCCGGGCGAAGCGGGCTTCGTCGCCGTACAGGTGGGCAAAGCCGGCGGCATGGAGGGTCTGTGCCAGGGCCTGGCAGCCGCCGCAGCAGAATACGCGGCGGCTGCCGTCCAGGTCGGCGGCGAGCGGTTCGGCATCGGTGACCGGCAAACCGCAATGGAAGCAGGCCAGCGCCGCGCCGGCGCCGCCCGCGACCGTGTCGGCGCCATCGCGCCCGCCGGGCGGCTGGAATGGCGCCAGCATGCTGGCGGAAGGACTGGTGGCTGGGGGCGGCGACATGGGAAGCTTTTTTTACCCAGTCGAGGATATAGGCCGCCCCCCGAATTGAACTTGATATAGATCAAGGCGGCCCGGCTATGGTTGCGCCGGGCCTCAAACACCGCTCAGGTAAGCGTCGTATCCATGGTGCGGCGTTCGGATTCCAGGTACTCGCGCGACTGCATCTCGATGATGCGCGACACGGTGCGATGGAATTCGTTGGCCATCTGGCCTTCGGTATAGAGTTCGTCGGCGGGCACTTCGGCCGACATCAGCAGCTTGACCTTGTGGTCGTAGAAGACGTCGATCAGCCAGGTGAAGCGGCGCGCCTCGGACGACATCCGCGGCGTCATGCGCGGCACGTCGGACAGGATCACCGTATGGAACTGCGAAGCCAGTTCCAGGTAGTCGTTCTGCGAGCGCGGGCCGCCGCACAGCGTGGCAAAGTCGAACCACACCACGCCGTTGGCCTTGCGCAGCGCGCGCAGCTCGCGGTGCTCGATATGCAGCAGCGGCGACTCGTCGGCGACCCCGGCAATGGAAGTAAACGCATCCCGTAGCGCGGAGTTGGCCTTGGCGTCCAGCGGGGTGTGGTAGGCCTGCACCTGTTCCAGCGCGCGCTTGCGGTAGTCGATGCCGGCATCGACATTGAGCACGTCCATCTTCTGCTGGATCAGCGCGATGGCGGGCAGCACGCGGTCACGGTGCAAGCCATCGGTGTACAGCAGGTCGGGCCGGTAGTTGGAGGTCATCACGAACTGCACGCCGTTGTCGAACAGCTGCTGCAGCAGGCGATGCAGGATCATCGCGTCGGCGACGTCGCTGACATGGAATTCGTCGAAGCAGATCAGGCGGAAACGACGCGCGATGCGCTTGGCCAGTTCGTCGAGCGGGTCGGGACGGCCGCGCAGCTCTTCCAGCTGGCGGTGCACCTCGCGCATGAATTCATGGAAATGCAGCCGCGTCTTGCGCACCACCGGCACGCAGGTATAGAAGCTGTCCATCAGGAACGACTTGCCGCGCCCCACCCCGCCCCACATGTAGACGCCCTGCGGCACATCGGGGCGCACCAGCAGCTTTTTCAGCGCGTTGTTGCGGCGCCCCTTGTAGGCGACCCATTCGTCGTAGCACTGCTGCAGCCGGGCCACGGCGCGCAGCTGGGCCTCGTCGGACTGGTAGCCGCGCTCCTTCAGTTCCTTCTCGTAGTACTCGGTGACGTTCATGCTCGGGGCTCGCGCGGCACGCGCCGCAAGTGAAAACGGCGCGCCGCAGGACGGCGCGCCGGTACTCAGGCAACGGCGGACACGCGCCTTACATATTGAGTTGGCGCTTGTCGACGGCCAGCGCGGCTTCGCGCATGACTTCCGACATCGACGGGTGCGGATGGCAGACGCGGCCGATATCTTCGCTGGCGGCCTTGAACTCCATCGCCACCACGGCTTCGGCGATCAGGTCCGAAGCGTTGGCGGCAACGATGTGCACGCCCAGGATCTCGTCGGTCTTGGCATCCGCCAGCATCTTGACGAAGCCGTCGGCGTGGCCCATGCCCAGCGCACGGCCGTTGGCCATGAACGGGAACTGGCCGGCCTTGTACTCGCGGCCTTCGGCCTTGAGCTGGGCTTCGGTCTTGCCGACCCAGGCGATTTCCGGGAAGGTGTAGATCACCCACGGAATGCAGTTGTAGTCGATATGCGGCTTCTGGCCGGCGATGCGCTCGGCCACGGCCACGCCCTCGTCCTCGGCCTTGTGCGCCAGCATCGGGCCGCGCACCACGTCGCCGATGGCCCACAGGCCCGGCACCTTGGTGGCGCAGTGGTCGTCCACCTCGATAAAACCGCGCTGGTCGACCGCCAGGCCGACTGCGTCCAGGCCCAGGTTGTCGGTATTCGGCACGCGTCCGACCGACACGATCAGGCGATCGACTTCCAGGGTCTGGGCCGCGCCGTCCTTGTCGGTGTACTTGACGGTCACGCCGTTCTTGCCGGTGGTCACTTCGTCCACCTTCACGCCCAGGCTGAACTTCAGGCCCTGCTTGGTCAGCTGCTTCTGCGCTTCCTTGGCCACGCCCTCGTCGGCCGCGCCCAGGAAGGCGGGCAGCGCTTCCAGCACGGTCACGTCGGCGCCCAGGCGGCGCCACACCGAACCCAGCTCGAGGCCGATCACGCCGGCGCCGATCACGCCCAGCTTCTTCGGCACCGACGGGAACTTGAGCGCGCCTTCGTTATCGCTGACCAGCTCGTTGTCGACGGTGATGCCCGGCAGGTGGCGGGCCTTCGAGCCGGTGGCGATGATGACCTGCTTGGCGGTCACGACTTCGCCGGCGATCTCGACCTGGAAGCCTTCGGCGCTCTTGCCGACGAACTTGCCGTAGCCCTTGAGCAGCGTCACCTTGTTCTTGCGGAACAGGAACTCGATGCCCTTGGTCATCTTGCCGACGATGTCGTCCTTGCGCTTGAGCATCTTGGCCACGTCGACCTTGACGTCGCCCACGGTGATGCCATGGTCGCCCAGGTGGTGCTGGACGTTCTCGAATTCTTCCGACGAAGCCAGCAGCGCCTTGGAGGGGATGCAGCCCACGTTCAGGCAGGTGCCGCCCAGGCGGGCTTCGCCCTTGGGATCGTCATACGGGTTGCCTTCGCAGCAGGCCACGTTCAGGCCCAGCTGGCCGGCACGGATCGCGGCGATGTAGCCGCCGGGGCCGGCGCCGATCACCAGCACGTCAAATTGTTTGCTCATGGAAATTCCTTGTTGGGCGCCGGCGGCAACTTGTGCCGGCGCGCCGTGATCACGGGAGCGCGCTCCCCGCGCACGCCTGCGCGCGCGCGGAGGGACCGGCTATCACAGGTCCAGCAGCAGGCGCGCCGGATCTTCCAGGGCGTCCTTCATGGCGACCAGGCCCAGCACGGCTTCGCGGCCGTCGATGATGCGGTGGTCGTAGGACATCGCCAGGTAGTTCATCGGGCGGATCACGATCTGGCCGTCTTCCACCACCGGGCGGTCCTTGGTGGCGTGCACGCCCAGGATGGCCGACTGCGGCGGGTTGATGATCGGGGTCGACAGCATCGAGCCGAACACGCCGCCGTTGGAGATCGAGAAGGTGCCGCCGCTCAGCTCTTCCAGCGACAGCTTGCCGTCACGGGCCTTGACGCCGAACTCGGCGATCTTCTTCTCGATGTCGGCCAGGCTCATCTGGTCGGCGTTGCGCAGGATCGGCACCACCAGGCCGCGCGGCGAACCGACCGCGATACCGATGTCGAAGTAGCCGTGGTAGACGATGTCGTTGCCGTCGATCGAGGCGTTGATCAGCGGGAACTTCTTCAGCGCGTGCACCGCAGCCTTGACGAAGAACGACATGAAGCCCAGCTTCACGCCGTGTTCCTTCTCGAAGCGGTCCTTGTACTTGTTGCGCAGGTCCATCACCGGCTTCATGTTGACTTCATTGAAGGTGGTGAGGATGGCGTTGGTGGCTTGCGACTGCAGCAGGCGCTCGGCGATGCGGGCGCGCAGGCGGCTCATCGGCACGCGCTCTTCCGGGCGGTCGCCCAGGGCGGCAAAGTCGACCGGGGCCGAAACCTGCTGCAGGGCCGGCTTGGCGGCCGGGGCAGGAGCAGCCTTGGCGGCCGGGGCCGGCGCGGCGGCCGCGCCCAGCACGTCGCCCTTGGTGATGCGGCCGTCCTTGCCGGTGCCGGCAACCTGGCCGGCCGACAGGCCGGCTTCGGCCATCAGCTTGGCGGCCGACGGCATTGCCACGGCGCCGGCGGCGGCGGGCGCGGCAGCAGCGGCCGGGGCCGGAGCGGCAGCAGCCGGAGCCGGGGCAGCGGCGGCCGGGGCGGCGGCGCCAGCGGTAGCTTCGGTGTCGATCTTGGCGATGATTTCATCGGCCACGACGGTGTCGCCGTCGTTCTTGACGATCTGCGACAGCACACCGGCCGACGGGGCCGGCACTTCCAGCACGACCTTGTCGGTTTCGATTTCGATCAGGATCTCGTCCTGGGCGACGGCTTCGCCGGGCTTCTTCTTCCAGTTGAGCATGGTCGCTTCGGCGACCGATTCGGAGAGTTGCGGAACCTTGACGTCAACGATAGCCATGGTGGTGAATTCCTCGTGTTATGCGTGTTGTCGTGATGCTGGCGAGGCCACGGGGCGCCTGCGCGCGCCGCCGTGGCTGCCGACTGATTACTTGGTCAGGACAAAGCCCTTGAGCTTGGCGAAGGCCGCGTCCAGCAGCGCCTTCTGTTGCTCGTTGTGCTTTGCGTAGTAGCCCACCGCCGGCGAAGCCGAAGCGGGGCGACCGGCATAACCGAGCTTCTGGCCGTCCGTCATGTTTTCCATGATGTAGTGCTGCACGAAGAACCAGGCGCCCTGGTTCTGCGGTTCGTCCTGGCACCACAGGATCTCGTTGGCGTTCGGGTACTTCTTCAGTTCCGCGGCCAGCGCCTTGTGCGGGAACGGGTACAGCTGTTCCAGGCGGATGATCGCGGTGTCGTTGGCCTCGCGTTCCTTGCGCGTGTTGACCAGGTCGTAATAGACCTTGCCCGAGCACATGATGACGCGCTTGACCTTGCCGGCGTTGAGTTCTTCGTGGTCGCCGATGACGGTCTCGAAGTGGCCCTTGGCCAGATCGGACAGCGGCGACACCGCATCCTTGTTACGCAGCAGCGACTTCGGCGTCATGATCACCAGCGGCTTGCGGAACAGACGGATCATCTGGCGGCGCAGCAGGTGGAAGATCTGCGCCGGCGTGGTCGGCTGGCAGACCTGCATATTGTGGTCCGCGCACAGCTGCAGGAAGCGCTCGATGCGCGCCGAGCTGTGTTCCGGACCCTGGCCTTCGTAGCCGTGCGGCAGCATCAGCGTCAGGCCCGAGGCACGGCCCCACTTCACTTCACCAGACGAGATGAACTGGTCGATCACCACCTGGGCGCCGTTGACGAAGTCGCCGAACTGGGCTTCCCAGATCACCAGCGCGTTCGGTTCGGCGGTCGAGTAGCCGTATTCGAAGCCGAGCACGGCCTCTTCGGACAGCACCGAGTCGATCACCGTGAACGGTGCCTGGTTTTCCGACACGTTCTGCAGCGGCACGTAGCTGCCGGCATCCCAGCGCTCGCGGTTCTGGTCGTGCAGCACGGCGTGGCGGTGGGTGAAGGTGCCGCGGCCGGCGTCCTGGCCGGTGATGCGCACCGGGTAGCCCGAGGCCACCAGCGAGGCGAAGGCCAGGTGCTCGCCCATGCCCCAGTCCAGCGGCTGGTCGCCGCGGCCCATGTTGGCGCGGTCCTTGACCACCTTCTCGACCAGCGGGTGCAGCTTCAGGTGTTCGGGGATGGCGGTGATGCGTTCGGCCAGGCGCTTGAGCTCGGTCACCGGCACCGCGGTGTCGGCGGCGTCGGTCCACTTGCGGTTCAGGAACGGCATCCAGTCGACCGCGAACTTGTTCTTGAAGTTCGACAGCACCGGATCGGCGGTGTGCTTGCCGGCGTCCATCGCGGCGCGGTATTCCTTGACCTTCTCGTCGCCGAAGTCGGCCGGGACCAGGTTCTGCGCGGCCAGCTTGTCGGCGTACAGCTTGCGCGTGCCGGGGTGCTGGGCGATCTTCTTGTACATCAGCGGCTGCGTGACCGCGGGCGTGTCCTGCTCGT
This Cupriavidus nantongensis DNA region includes the following protein-coding sequences:
- a CDS encoding 2-oxoglutarate dehydrogenase E1 component; translated protein: MMQQYQSNSYLFGGNAPYVEELYEAYLQNPASVPDNWRAYFDAMQNVPAVDGSNGRDIPHAPIVASFAERAKQGPIRTIVASADSDMGRKRVAATQLIAAYRNIGSHWADLDPLKRQERPPLPDLDPAFYGFSEADLDIVFNASNTYFGKESMSLRELLNNLRETYCGTIGFEFMYVSDQAQKRWWQERLETTRSKPVFTLEKKKHILDRLTAAEGLERFLHTKYVGQKRFSLEGGESFIAAMDELIQHAGSKGVQEIVIGMAHRGRLNVLVNTLGKMPADLFAEFEGKHVDDLPAGDVKYHKGFSSDVSTEGGPIHLSLAFNPSHLEIVNPVVEGSAKARQERRGAVGNMEVLPVQVHGDAAFAGQGVVMETLNLAQTRGYGTGGTMHIVINNQIGFTTSDPRDARSTLYCTDVVKMIEAPVLHVNGDDPEAVVYAMQLAVDFRMEFKKDVVVDIICFRKLGHNEQDTPAVTQPLMYKKIAQHPGTRKLYADKLAAQNLVPADFGDEKVKEYRAAMDAGKHTADPVLSNFKNKFAVDWMPFLNRKWTDAADTAVPVTELKRLAERITAIPEHLKLHPLVEKVVKDRANMGRGDQPLDWGMGEHLAFASLVASGYPVRITGQDAGRGTFTHRHAVLHDQNRERWDAGSYVPLQNVSENQAPFTVIDSVLSEEAVLGFEYGYSTAEPNALVIWEAQFGDFVNGAQVVIDQFISSGEVKWGRASGLTLMLPHGYEGQGPEHSSARIERFLQLCADHNMQVCQPTTPAQIFHLLRRQMIRLFRKPLVIMTPKSLLRNKDAVSPLSDLAKGHFETVIGDHEELNAGKVKRVIMCSGKVYYDLVNTRKEREANDTAIIRLEQLYPFPHKALAAELKKYPNANEILWCQDEPQNQGAWFFVQHYIMENMTDGQKLGYAGRPASASPAVGYYAKHNEQQKALLDAAFAKLKGFVLTK